GTACCCCAGTTCTGGGGTTGCTTGAATTCCATCGCGATCCTCATCATTCCAAATCCGCCCGGAAATCGAAGAATTACCAGCGGGCATTTTGGAAATCAGTCCAATATCAATGTCATTCCGGGCCGTGGAATGATTCAGCCCAAATTGACCGGATCGTCGTGTGGATGGATTAATATCATTGTCGAGCGTCCCAACTCCATTCCCGAACAACGTAATTTGTTTGTCCGATGGGAGTTCCACCTCAATTTGATAAAAGCCTGCCGTCACATTGGAAAAGAAATAAGCACCAGTAGAATTACTGATCTGGGTTGCAAGCGTCACACCTGACGAGTCCAACAATTTAACAGTGATGCCAGCAATCCCAGATTCGCCATCGTCCTGAATCCCATTTTCGTTGGCATCGAACCAGACACGATCGCCAATGGATAACGGGTCGTTGGGATTCCCGCTACCACCCGATCCGCCGCTACCACCCGATCCGCCGCTACCACCCGATCCGCCACTTCCTCCTGAGCCACCGCTTCCGCCCGATGCTCCTCCACCCGAATCGTTATCGACGATGTCAATCGAGGCGCTGCCCGATGGCGTCACTTGATACTCGGTTGATGCAAGCAGTGCGATTTGGATCGACTCGGTACCCTCTTCGGCGGAATCATCAATTGGCGTGACGTAAATTTGTGTCGTCGTTTGTCCTGGGTAGAAGAACACGCTTCCAGAACTACTCAACGAATAATCAATTCCTGGAGTAGCTGTCCCAGTCGGAGTGGCGTAATTAACAGTGAGAGTGCCCGAAGTGTTACTCCGTTGAATCGTGAACCAACCAGAAGTTGGCCCCGTTTCAGATGCATGTTGACCGCTGGTGATCCAAACCGATGGAGTTTCGCCCCCCGATCCACCACTTCCCCCCGAACCGCCACTTCCGCCCGAACCGCCACTTCCGCCCGAACCACCACTTCCGCCCGAAGTTCCATCATTATCCAGAATCAAAACGACTGTGTTGATGGGAGAAACCGTGAGTGCCGTGGAGCTGCCACCACTGCCGCCGGAATATCCGCCACTGCCGCCGGAATATCCGCCGCTGCCGCCGGAATCGCTATTCACGGCGCTGAGGAGATTGACGATAACCGATTCCGTCTCTTCGAAATACCAGTCATCGATCGGAGTAATGGGAATATCGATGCTCGAGATCCCATCGGGGATCGTGATACTTCCGGGTAGTCCGAAATAATCAACCCCATTCGTGGCCGTGCCACTCACAGAATATTGAACCGTTGTCTGACCTGTTCCGGTTCGTCGATGGAACGTCACCCAGCCTGAGGTTGGACCTGCTTCAGATGCCGATTTTGTAGTCGTCCAGACATCAGGAAGCGCATTATTGGAGGCAAGATAAACGCCACCGGTATTGTTGGATCCAAAAGGCAGATAGGTGCCGGGGGGCATACTGAGCTGGAGACCAGTCTTTCCACTGTAAACACGGACTTCCGATGTCGAGCCCGAGCCCGTTCCCACAACGATATCAGCATAGTCATCGTCATCTACATACGTCGTTGTGACTCGGACACTGCTGGGCGATTGCTCATCGATTGCATCGAAATCGTAAATCGCAACTCCAGTCACACCATCGTAAACTTTGACTCGAGTCCCGCCCCCAATCCCAGCCCCCACAATCAGATCCGCTCTGCCATCGGCATTGACATCGCCTGTCGATGCATTCGCACCAACTTCAACTCCACCTTGAAATTCCGAATCGAATGCGAAAAAGCTACCGAGTGGCCCGCCAATCACGCTTCCAGAGGTTAGATCATAAATTTTGACGTGTGGCCCACCACCAGGACCGGCTCCAACGACCAGCTCTGCTTTTCCATCCCCCGTAAAGTCAGCGGCAACAACCGTCGCTCCCCCACGAAATGCCGAATCAAACGCAAAGAAATTATGAGAGAGATTGCCCGTCTTACCACTGTAGACACGGATGTGAGGGCCACCACCTTCACCAGCAGCGGTGATTAGGTCGGCATACCCATCGCCATCAACGTCGCCGCTGGCAACGTAGACACCTCCGGTGAAACTCGGCTCGTATGCAAAAAAATTCCCCAACAAACCACTGATCTGGTTACCAGTCACCCCATCGAACACGCGAACCTGAGGTCCCCCACCAGTTCCCGCAGCTGTGATGAAATCCGAAACCCCATCATGGTTCAGATCACCCGAGGCGACCCGTACCCCACCTGAAAAACCGTTATCAAATGGAATGATTTCTCGAGACAATCCGCCAGTCTCGGCGTCGTAGACTCGAACTTGGGGAGGTGCTCCTGAACCAGCTCCGACCAATAGGAATGGGGCTTCGAGAGGCCGTCCATCCATCACAATGCGTTCTTCCAGATGATTCAACGACAAGAATGGATGTCGTGGACGCACAATTTTTCGATTCTGTCCCGTCAGCTTGGCCCATCGTCCTGCAGCCGTATCCAGTAAATAATCCCAAAGTTGCACCAGCCGAACAAAACGGGGCAGTGACATCGGTAATCCCTGGAAAAGATAGACAGCACAAATCGGAGATCGTTGGATATTACTATCAGCGCATCAATCGCAATGATCAAAATCGTTCTTTTTGAAGATGGCAGAGTCTACCGCGCACGGAATTCGGCAGTCAATCTCGGTCACAGAAAATTTCGAGAAAAAGCATATCTGACCAATCATGCGCACAAATGGCAAGACATCTTGATATAAAGCAAGATGGATGGATCGATTTGACTCCATCAAGTCGATGATTGCTCAGCGCCGAAATTCAAACGCTCACGCCAACTCACCGCGACAGATCTTTTCGACCGGGATCCTTGCTCCGCCGCTACTTCGCTGGATTGTGCTTGCGCGGGTGGGGGGATGGGGGTATACGCGAGGCTTTGAATTGTTCGCAAGATGCCGTCAGGTCCGTTTCGTCGCAAATCGGTTGTTCGTCAACCTACTCCAAGCCTGTTTGATTCAATCCAGGAGTCGGCGGATTCGCCGATAACGGGCTCATCTCCGGATGCGGCGAAGTCGCCTGTCGTAGTGGCCGACTCTTCGAGTGGGACTCCGGTGGAATCGGGATCGAATGGGGCTCCTTCGGGATCGGTGAGTGATCAATCTTGGACTAATGTTGATACGGTTTCTGATCAAGTATCAGCTGCGAGTTTGGATCGAAATGAGGTCGCTGTCGGGGAGAAATCCAAGGCGCGGGATCTTTTGGCGGCGTTGCGGGTCGTGCGGGAGCTGGAGCGGCTGGGGCGGGAGGCGACGGACGCGGAGCAGCGGATTTTGGCTCGGTTTTCGGGGTTTGGGGCGGTGGCGTTGTCGCTGTTTCCGGATCCGCTCAGCGGGGTGTACAAGCCCGGTTGGCGGGAGCTTGGCGAGGAGTTGACGCAGCTGTTGAGCCCCGAAGAGTATGCCAGTGCCCGACGCACCGTGTTCACGGCATTCTACACGTCGCCGATTGTGATCGAGGCGATTTATGGGATTCTCGCGCGGTTGGGGGTGCCGAGCGATGCCCGCATTCTGGAGCCGGGATGTGGGAGCGGGCACTTTCTCGCCCAGGCGGGGAGCGCGATGCAAGTCGTTGGCATTGAACAGGATGCGGTGTCGGCACGGATCGCTCGGGCTCGGTTTCCGCGACAGGTGATTCGTCACGAGGATTTCACAACGAGCCGCCTGCAGCCGGAATTCGATGCCGTCATCGGCAATGTGCCGTTTGCGGATATTCGGCACGAATATCGCGGGCAGAAACTCGGGTTACACGATTTTTTCCTCGCGAAATCGGCTGATTTGCTCAAACCTGGCGGAGTTTTGGCGGTCATCACCAGCCACTACACGCTCGATAAGCAGAATGCTGCCGCACGGGAATTGCTCGCGGAATCGTGCGATTTCGTCGGGGCGATTCGACTGCCATCGGATGCGTTCAAACGCGAGGGGACAGCGGTCGTGACCGATCTGCTGATTTTGCGCCGCCGTCATCGCGAGCAAGCCGCCGTGCATGCCTCTCCGAACTGGGTCGAAACCGGCGAATTATCACTCGGAGAACGAACGGTAATCATCAATCGATACTTCCTTGATCATCCGCAGATGGTACTCGGACAATTTTCGGCGAAGGATACCCTCTACGGCAACTCCGGTTACAGCCTGACTTCGACCGGCGATCTCCGCGACCAATTACGCTCCGTCATCGCGCTCCTTCCCGAACGACGCCCACCTCCGGCGACGCGGGAATCCGCGCCTCCGGTAACTCGGGAACCCGCGCCTCCGGCAACGCGGGAAACTGCATCTCCGGCAGTCCGCAAGGCTGAATTTGTGCCGCCGCCGCTGTTGCGGCATCTGGTGGAAGGGAGTTTTTTCATCGGTGATGATCGGCGAATTCGGCAAATTCAGGCCGGAATCGGCACCACCGTCGCCTATGGCGGCACCGAATTGCGGTCGGATGGCACGCTCATCGGCAAGCGAATCGCCGGGTTGATTCGCCTCCGCGACCAGGCGAGGCGGGTGTTGCAGTCTCAAAATGATGGGTGGCCGACGGAGCATCGGGAGGCGGCTCGACGCGATTTGAACCGCGAATATGATCGGTTTCTCGCGGCATATGGGCCGATCAACAAAACGACCTTTTCCACTTCTGGCGACGGGAATTCGATTCGCCGCATGCCGAATTTGGTCAAATTCCGCGAGGATCCTGACGCCATGCTGGTCATGGCGCTTGAGGAATACGATGAGGATACCGCTACTGCCGTCAAAGCGCCGATTTTGCGCCGCGATGTGGTTGGTCGAGCGGAGCCGATTACGCGGGTGGCGACGGCCGAAGATGGGTTGCTGGTTTGTCTCGATCGCACGGGGCGAGTTGATTTGAGGCTGATTTCCGAGTTGTGGGGGCAGTCGGAAGCGGCGGTTCTGCGGGAACTTGGGGAGCTGGTCTACCGGGATCCCGGCACCGATGCATGGGAAACCGCCGATGCGTATCTGTCTGGAAATGTGCGGGCGAAATTGCAGATTGCGGAGGCGGCTGGCCTCGAATTTGCCAGAAATGTGGCGGCGTTGCAGCGCGTGCAGCCGGAAGATGTGTTGCCTGGCGACATCGATGCCAATCTCGGCGCACCGTGGATTCCGACCTCGGATATTGAGGCATTTGCGGCGGATTTATTCGGAGTTCGCATCGGCAGCATTCAAATTGCCCACCTGGAAAAAGACGCGTTTTGGAGCGTGGAACCGGACTCTGCGGCGGAGCGTTCGGTGGCCGCGACCGCCGATTATGGCACCGCGCGGGCGAATGGAAATTGGCTGCTCGAACTCGCTCTCAACATGAAAACTCCGGTGATTTACGACCCGGATCCGATCGACCCCGAGAAGCGGGTGGTGAATGCCGATGCGAGCCTTGCTGCCCGTGAAAAACAGAGGCAAATTCGAGAGAAATTTCGCGATTGGCTGTTCGCGGAGGCGGACCGCACCGAGCGATTGGTACGCATCTACAACGATGCCTACAACAACCTCCGCCTCCGTCAATTTGATGGCTCGCACCTGGCATTTCCGGGCATGACCGATGGTATTGCGTTGCGCTCGCACCAAGTCGATGCGGTTTGGCGAGCGATGACCGGCGGGAATACGCTGCTTGCCCATTGCGTCGGGGCCGGCAAGACGTTCACGATGGCCGCCGCTGGCATGAAAATGCGACAGGCGGGGATCATCCGCAAGCCGATGTTTGTGGTCCCCAATCACATGTTGGAGCAGTTTTCACGCGAGTTTTTGCAACTTTATCCCAACGCGCACTTGCTGCTTGCCGCCAAGGAGGATCTCAGCCGCGACCGCCGGAAAATGCTCACGGCACGCATCGCGTCGGGCGATTGGGATGGCATCATCGTCACGCATTCGAGCTTCGAGCGGATCGGCATGTCGCAGGCGTATCAAGCCGATTTCCTCCGGCATCAGATCGAGGAATATGACGAATTGCTCAAGGATCGTGGCCGAGTGAATGCCAATCGTGCCCAGCGAAATATCCTCAAATCCCTGGAAAAACAGAAGGCCCGCCGGGAGGCGAAACTCCTGGAAATGCTGGCGGGCGACAAGAAAGATGATGGCTTGGTGTTTGATGAACTTGGCGTCGATTATCTGTTTATTGATGAGGCGCATTCGTTCAAAAATCTCGAAACACCGACGAAAATGGACCGTGTCGCGGGCATCCAAACCGGTGGCAGCGAGCGGGCATTTGATCTGTTCATGAAAGCCAGATTCCTGGACTCCCGGCATCCCGGGCGTGGGCTCTGTTTTGCGACCGGCACGCCGATTTCCAATACGATGGTGGAGCTCTATACCCTGCAGCGGTATCTCGACCCGGCGGGCCTGAAATCCCGTGGAATTGAGCACTTTGATGCCTGGGCTGCGACATTTGGCGAGGTCGTCGAGACGATGGAAATCTCGCCCGATGGCCAGTCGCTGAAGTCGCGGAGTCGCTTTGCGAAATTCGTGAATCTGCCGGAATTGCAGCAGATGTTTCGCTCGTTTGCGGATGTGCAAACCGCCGAAATGCTCGATCTGCCGCGACCGCAACTTGAAGGCGGCAAAGCGCAGATCGTTTCGTGCCCGATGTCGCCGGCGCAGGCGGAAATCCAGCAGGATTTGGTCGCCCGCTATGAGAAAATCCGCTCGCAGAAGGTCGATCCGCGACTCGATAAC
This DNA window, taken from Tuwongella immobilis, encodes the following:
- a CDS encoding DEAD/DEAH box helicase family protein: MAALRVVRELERLGREATDAEQRILARFSGFGAVALSLFPDPLSGVYKPGWRELGEELTQLLSPEEYASARRTVFTAFYTSPIVIEAIYGILARLGVPSDARILEPGCGSGHFLAQAGSAMQVVGIEQDAVSARIARARFPRQVIRHEDFTTSRLQPEFDAVIGNVPFADIRHEYRGQKLGLHDFFLAKSADLLKPGGVLAVITSHYTLDKQNAAARELLAESCDFVGAIRLPSDAFKREGTAVVTDLLILRRRHREQAAVHASPNWVETGELSLGERTVIINRYFLDHPQMVLGQFSAKDTLYGNSGYSLTSTGDLRDQLRSVIALLPERRPPPATRESAPPVTREPAPPATRETASPAVRKAEFVPPPLLRHLVEGSFFIGDDRRIRQIQAGIGTTVAYGGTELRSDGTLIGKRIAGLIRLRDQARRVLQSQNDGWPTEHREAARRDLNREYDRFLAAYGPINKTTFSTSGDGNSIRRMPNLVKFREDPDAMLVMALEEYDEDTATAVKAPILRRDVVGRAEPITRVATAEDGLLVCLDRTGRVDLRLISELWGQSEAAVLRELGELVYRDPGTDAWETADAYLSGNVRAKLQIAEAAGLEFARNVAALQRVQPEDVLPGDIDANLGAPWIPTSDIEAFAADLFGVRIGSIQIAHLEKDAFWSVEPDSAAERSVAATADYGTARANGNWLLELALNMKTPVIYDPDPIDPEKRVVNADASLAAREKQRQIREKFRDWLFAEADRTERLVRIYNDAYNNLRLRQFDGSHLAFPGMTDGIALRSHQVDAVWRAMTGGNTLLAHCVGAGKTFTMAAAGMKMRQAGIIRKPMFVVPNHMLEQFSREFLQLYPNAHLLLAAKEDLSRDRRKMLTARIASGDWDGIIVTHSSFERIGMSQAYQADFLRHQIEEYDELLKDRGRVNANRAQRNILKSLEKQKARREAKLLEMLAGDKKDDGLVFDELGVDYLFIDEAHSFKNLETPTKMDRVAGIQTGGSERAFDLFMKARFLDSRHPGRGLCFATGTPISNTMVELYTLQRYLDPAGLKSRGIEHFDAWAATFGEVVETMEISPDGQSLKSRSRFAKFVNLPELQQMFRSFADVQTAEMLDLPRPQLEGGKAQIVSCPMSPAQAEIQQDLVARYEKIRSQKVDPRLDNALAITTDGRKLALDARMLEATADDFPESKVNALVRSVAEIWQRTTSLRGTQMIFCDLGVEPTAWGFSAYAEVTRRLINRGVPVGEIAAVGDADSDAKKQALFDQVRAGSVRILLGSTAKMGAGTNVQKRLIALHHLDAPWKPAEVEQREGRILRQGNSNDTVAIYRYVTAASFDAYMWQALETKARFITQVMTGEVNVRRAEDVAGQELSYAEVKAIASGNPAVLTLAEADAELQRLSVLRKNHADEQYTARRRIQELPGMIARLDHSMDQLSIDLQTLRNHADDPIQIDGQPQAREQLLANLAAAIQELPEHGAVSGRFPLGIYRGLTFGLKRNLDRTADVYLQGATCREAMLSRESQGPRAVLHALARIVDHYAESLSKSRHDRQVFQTQLRDYQARVGVPFAHAAYLDQLTQLRDQLRHALAANPPISEASALPNSRPSAESLSAQIVALQAENRVSAKVTRQESSRSRGQSSAVTNRRPNASSPMVAEAVNDNAIVADAAPPECRSPVVAEDRTTGDAVAESNPGDSPSEIKPIPPRRLYQKSLF